The genomic interval TGGGAGCGGATGAAGTCCGCGTTCGAGATGATGCCCACGAGGTGGCCGGCGTCGTCCACGACGGGGAGTTTCTGGATGCCGGAGCGGAGGATGACGCGCGCCGCGTCCGTCACGTCCATGTCGGGGTGAGCGACGATGAGGTCGTCGCTCATCACGGCGAAGATGGCGGCGTCCTCGTCCGCGCGCAGGAGGTCGCGCGCGCTCACGAACCCCTCGACGCGACGGCCGTCCGTGACGGGGAAGCCGTTGTGGCCGTCGCTCGTCGCGATGCGTTCCGCGACCTCGGCGACGGTGTCGTCGGGCGAGACGGTCTGCACGTCCCGCGTCATGTACTCGCTGACCTTCGGTTTCCCGGGGCCGCCGTCGAACGCCTCGTCCATACGAAATCTAGCGCGCCGGGGAGGAAAAGCCCTGCTACCGTACCGCGTCGAAGAAGCGGTTCGCGATGGCGTCTTCGAGGACGCCCTGGAGTTCGTCCGCGGCGTCCCCTTCGAGCACGTCGAAGACGCCCATCGGTATCTGCGCGCCAGCCATGTCCGCGTGTCCGCCCGCGCTCCCGAGGTCGTCGAACGCCTCGCGGAGCGCGCTCCCGAGGTCAACGTCCGCGCCGCGGGCGCGCGCGGACGCGTACACGGTGCCGTCCATGAACCCGTAGACGAACGTGACGGTGACGCCCTCCATCGCGAGCAGGCGGTCGGCGGCCTGCGCGAGCGTGTCCCGGTCGTTGATAGCGCCGACGCACGACGACAACACGGAGCCGTTCAGCTGGCGGTTTCCGATGCCGCGCGCGATGACGTCGAACGTGTCCGCGCTCACGTTCGGGCTCTCCACGCGCTCCAGCACGTCCACGTCCGCGTACGCGAGGAGTTCCGCGGCGGCCTCGAAGTCCGCGGTCGTTATCTCCCGGGAGAAGTCCTTCGTGTCCACGCGAATCCCGTAGAGGAGACCGGTCGCGACGGACGTGTCGAGGTCGACGCCGAGCTGGCTGAGGTACTCCACGAGAATCGTGCTCGTCGCGCCGACCTCGGGCCGCACGTCCACGAAGTCCGCGTCGATGTCGCCCTCGGAGGGGTGGTGGTCGATGACCACGTCCACGTCGGTGTCCGGAGGGAGTTGGTCGTTCACGCCCGGCCGCGAGTGGTCGACGAGCGCGACGCCCGCGTAGTCGTCCAGGCTGGCGTCCGGGTCGAGGTTCACCAGGTCGAGGTCGAGGAGGTTCACGAACGCCCGGTTCTCCTGGTGGCTGATTTCGCCGAAGTAACAGGCGTCCGCGGGCGTGCCGACGCCGTCCGCGATGCGGGTGAGCGCGACCGCGGCGGCGATGGCGTCCGGGTCGGGGTTGTCGTGCATGAACACCGCGAGCCGTCCCTCTACGGCCTGCAGGGTGCCGCGGAGGTCGTGCACGCGCCCGGAGTCGCCGCGCGCGGCGGTCTCCGCCACGTCGTCGAGGACGGCGGCCCCGGCGTCCACCACGCGGTCGGCGACCCCGGCGAGCGCGTCCCGCGTGGAGCGCGTCGCGCCGACGCCAGTGAACGCGACGACGTACGCGTCGGGGTGCGCGGCCGTCACCGCGCGGGTGGCGGCGAGGTTCGTCTCCGGGTCGTCCGCGCCGACGAACACCACGTCGGGCGCGCGCTCGCGGTCGATGCTCGCGGGGTCGGTGATGTCCGCGGTCTCCGCGGGCACCTTCTCGTTTCGGAGGGATTCGACGCGGCTCGCGTCGGCGTCCAGGACGAGCAGGTCGCCGGACTCGCCGCCGAGTTCGTCCACGACGGCGTGGCCTGTCGTCCCGCACCCGAGGACGAGCCGAAATACCATCACGTCCGGCTATCCCGCCGCCGGCCTAAAACCTACCGTCTACCGGGCGACTACCCGAGAAGGGCGGTCGCGGCGGAGACGGCGGTGTCCGCGACGGGGTCGAACGCGACGAGGAGGAGGACGGTGACGACGCCCGCGGCGACGACGGCGGCGTAGAGGCCGGCGGGCCGACTGCGGATGTCGAAGTCGCGCTCGGACTCGCCCCAGAGCGAAGTCACGACGCGCGAGTAGAAGTAGAGGGAGAGCGCGCTGTTCACGAGCGCGATGGCGACGAGCCAGACGAACCCGGCGTCCACGGCGGACGCGAACAGGAAGTACTTCGAGAGGAAGCCCGCGCCGACGGGGAGGCCGGCGAGGCTGAACACGAACACGGTCATCGCCAGGGAGGCGACGGGTGCGCGGCGACCGAGGCCCTCGTAGTCCTCGAACGTCTCGCCGACGCCCCAGTGTTCGGCGAGCGCGACGAACAGGAACGCGCCCGTGTTCATGAAGCCGTACGCGAACAGGTGCATCATGCTCGCGCCGAGGACGAGGCCGTCGGCGTCACCGGCGAGCGCGGCGAGTCCGATGAGGACGTAGCCGGCGTGGCCGATGCTGGAGTAGGCGAGCATGCGCTTGACGGCTTCCTGGCGGGCGGCGGCGAAGTTCCCGAGCGTCATCGTCACCGCGGCGAGCACGGCGAGGACGAGCGCCCAGTTCACGGTGGACGCCACCGCGTCGAGCGGGAACGCGACCGTGAACACGCGGAACGCCGCGGCGAACCCGGCGGCCTTCGACGCGCTGGAGAGGAACGCGCTGATGGGCGCGGGCGCGCCCTCGTAGGCCTCAGGTGCCCAGAAGTGGAAGGGGACGCTCGCGGTCTTGAACAGGAATCCGCCGAGCACCATCAGCACGCCGACGCCGAACACGCCGCCGAGCGACTGCTCGGACGCGGCGGCCGCGACCTCGGGGAGCGCGAGCGACCCGGTCGCGCCGTAGACGAGACTGAGGCCGTACAGCATCACCGCGCTGGAGAGCGCGCCGACGAGGAAGTACTTCATGCTCGCCTCCACGCTGTCCTTGTTCGACTTCAGGAACCCCACGAGAACGTAGGAGGGGATGCTGACGAGTTCGAGCGCGACGAACACGGTCGCGAGGCTGTTCGCGGCGGCGAGCGCGCTCATCCCGGTCGTTGCGAGCAGGACGAGCGCGTAGTACTCGGCGGCGTGCGCGTGCTCGCGGACGTAGTCGTAGGACGCGACCACGACGAGCGCCGCGACCGATCCGACGAGCACCGTGAAGAACAGCGCGAGGTCGTCCACGACGAGCGCTCCCTCGAACGCGGTGAGGGCGTCGCTCCCGGTGCCGGCCCACGCGAACCAGACGGCGAGTCCGGTCGCCGTGAGCGTGCCCGCGGCCGCGATGGCGGCGAGCAGGCCGTCCTTGCGGTCGCCGGGCGAGAGCGTGTCCACGGCGAGCACGAGCAGGGCCGCGAGACCGAGGACGTACTGCGGGGAGAGCGGTGGGAGTTCGACCATCTATACACCACCTCCGAGAATCGCGTTGATGGAGTCCTGAATCATACCCATGAAGACGTCGGGGGCGACGCCGAGTCCGATGGCGAGGAGGACGAGCGCGACGCCGGGCGCGAGCGCGCTCCGCGCCGGGTCGGCGACCGCGGCGTCCGTGTCGACCGCGTACGGGCCGAAGAGGACGCGCTGCATCGTCCACAGCAGGTAGCCGGCGATGACGACGATGCCGAACATCGCGACGGCCGTGATGAGCGCGGCGTTCGCGTACGCGGCCTGGAAGGAGCCGGTGAAGATGAAGAACTCCGCGGCGAACCCGCTCATCAGCGGGAGTCCCATGTAGCCGAACGCGCCCGCGACGAACAGGCTGGCGGTGACGGGCATCTCCGACGCGACGCCGGAGAGCTTATCGACCATCCGGGTGTCGGTGGAGCGCTCGATCGCGCCGACCGCGAGGAACAGCAGGCCGATGAGGACGCCGTGGCTCACCATCTGGAACGTCGCGCCCGAGAGGCCGTACGTCGTGTACGTGACGAGGCCGAGGAGCACGAAGCCCATCGAGGGAATCGACGTGTACGCGACGATGCGCTTGAGGTCTTGCTGGCTCACCGCGACGAACGACCCGTAGAGGACGGTGACGACGGCGAGCGCGCCGAGGAGCGGCGCGAACTCGCGCGTGGTCTCGGGGAACATCGTGACGTTGAACCGAAGCAGGGAGTACGTCCCCATCTTCGTCACGACGCCCGCGAGCACGAGCGTCACCGGCGTGGGGGCTTCCGTGTACGCGTCCGGGAGCCACGTGTGGAACGGGACGAGCGCCGTCTTCACGGCGAACCCGAAGAACAGCGCGAAGAACGCGATGGTCGTGACGGTGTCGGGCGCGAGCCCGTAGAACGTCGTGAGTTCGTCGCCGCGCACGGCGGCCGCGACGGCCGCGAGGTCGAAGGACTCGACGGGCGACGCGAACACGACGAGCATGAACCCGACGAACAAGACGAGGCTCGCGACGTTCGTGTACACGAAGAACTTGATTGCGGCGTACGACCGCCGGGGGCCGCCCCAGACCGCGACGAGGAGGTAGAGCGGGACGAGCACGAACTCCCAGAACACGAACCAGACGAAGAAGTCGAGCGCGGCGAACACGCCGAACAGGCTGGCTTCCGTGAACAGGAGGAGCGCGTAGAACTCGGAGCGCCGGTCGTCGATGTAGTTCCACGCGGTCACGACGGCGAGCGTCGTCATCACGGCCGTGAGCGCGACGAGCGGAAGGCTCACGCCGTCCAATCCGACGTGCCACTGGAGCGCGTACTCGCCGAAGGATATCCACTGCCGCGTGGTCTCGAAGGCGGGCGTGCCGCTCTGGAGGAGGGCGTTGCCCGCGCCGTCGTAGCGACTGTACAACAGGAGGCTGCCCGCGAGGGGCAGGAGGCTGAGCGCGGCCGCGAGCTTCGCCGCCCACTTCTCGGGCGCGGCGAGCACGGCGACGGCGCTCAGGAACGTGACTGCGAGTAAGGCTTCTATCAACATCTAGAACCACCCCCCGAGGAACCCGACCACGGCGAGGATGACGACGAGGCCGAGCGTGAGGAACGTGATGTAGTTCGACACCCGTCCGGTCTGCAGGCGACGGGTCTGCGCGCCGCTGAAGAGGGTGACGCTCGATGCGCCGTCGACGACGCCGTCCACGATGCCCTGGTCGAACTTGCTCGTGCCCCGGGAGACGGGGAGCGCGACGCCGGTCGCGAGCCAGTCCTGGAACTCGTCCTGGTAGTAGTTGTTGTAGAGCAGGGTCTTCACGGAACCGAGTGTCTCCGTGTGCTCGCTGGGTTCGGGGCCGCGGTAGAGCACCCACGCGAGCAGGACGCCGGCGAGCGCGAGCGCGAGGGAGACGCCCGCGGTCAGCACGCTACTGACCTCGGTCGCGGTAAACGCGGCGTTCGCGACGACGAGGTCGTGGTAGTGGTGCGCGGCGGTCGCCTCGATGGGGCCCTGGAGCCACGAGTCGAGGAACGTCACGCTCGCGCCGGTGAGTTCGTGAATCAGGCCGGGGTTGACGAACCCGACGACGGTCGCGCCGACGCCGAGCACGGCGACGGGGAGTTTCATGCTCCACCCCACGTCGTGCGCGGACTCGGCCTCGCTCGTCCGGGGTTCGCCGTGGAAGGTGAGAAGCACCATCCGAATCGTGTAGAACCCGGTGAAGAACACCGCAATAAGGCCGAGGACGGCGGCGACGAGCACGGCGGTGTTGCCGCCGAGGCCGAACACGAGCGCCTCGTGGAGGACGGCGTCCTTCGACCAGAAGCCCGCGAAGGGCACGATGCCGGCGAGCGCGAGCGACCCGGCGAGGAACGCCCAGTAGGTCACCGGGAGTTTGTCCTTCAGGCCGCCCATGTTCCACATGTCCTCGTCGTGGTGCATCGCCACGATGACGACGCCCGCGCCGAGGAAGAGGAGGGACTTGAAGACGGCGTGCGTGAGCAGGTGGAAGACGCCCGCGACGTACCCGCCCGCGCCGAGGCCGAGCATCATATACCCATATTGGCTGATGGTGGAGTACGCGAGCACCTGCTTGATTTCGCGCTTCACGAGCGCCATCGTCGCGGCGAACAGCGCGGTAAACCCGCCGACGAGCGCGATAATCGCGAGCACGGTCGGGAGTTGCGCGTACACGCCGTACATCCGCGCGACGAGGTAGACGCCGGCCGCGACCATCGTCGCGGCGTGGATGAGCGCCGACACGGGGGTCGGGCCTTCCATCGCGTCCGGGAGCCACGTGTGCAGGGGGAACTGCGCGGACTTCCCGATGACGCCGCCGAGGACGAGGAGTCCGAGGACGGCGAACCAGTTCTGCGCGCTCAGCCCGAAGTACGTCGTCGCGCCGCCCTCCAGTCCCGTGGCGACGAGTTCGGGGAGTTCGGTGAACGTCGCGGTGCCGAACGTCCCGAGGATGCCCACGAGACCGAGGAGGAGGAAGTAGTCCCCGAAGCGCGTGACGAGGAACGCCTTCTTCGCGGCGCTCGCGGGGCCGGGCCGACTGTACCAGTGGCCGATGAGCCACCACGAGCAGAAGCCGACGAGTTCGAAGAAGACGAAGCTCATCAGGAGGTTGTCGGCGAGCGTGAACGCGAGCATGCTCGCGGTGAACAAGCCGAGGCCGGCGTAGTAGCGCGGCCGGCCGGGTTCGTTCTCGGCGTTCATGTAGCCGAGGCTGAACACGTGAACCGCGAGCGCGACGACCGACACCAGGACGGCCATCATCGCCGACAGCGGGTCGACGAGCAGGCCGAAGTGGAGGCTGAAGGTGCCGTCGCCGGCGACCCACGTGTAGAGTTCTTCGTTCAGCGTTTCGCCGCCGCTGACCGTGAAGAAGACCCACACGGACAGCAGCAGCGACCCTGCGGTCGCGAGGATTCCGGGAATCGCGCCGTCCCTGGGGAGGACGCGCGGCGCGTAGTGGCCGACGAGAAGCGCGACGAGGAATCCGGCGAGCGGCAGGGCGGGAATCGCCGCAGCGTAGTCGAGTGCACCCGCCATCTTACCACCTCATTGACGTAGGAATCGTCACATCGACGCCTTTGAAGTTCCGGTACAGGGTGAGCACGATACCGATGCCCACGGCGACTTCCGCGGCCGCGAGCGCCATCGCGAACAGGCTGAACGTCTGTCCGACGAGGTTGCCGTGCATGTGGCTGAACGCGATGAAGTTGAGGTTCGCGGCGTTCAGCATGAGTTCGACGCTCATCAGGAAGACCAATGCGTTCCGCCGGGTGAGCACGCCGAACACGCCGATGCAGAAGATGCCGGCGGACAGCAGGAGGAAGTACTCGGTGGGAATCATTCGTCGTCACCCCACTGGAGCGGGTTCCCGATGCTGCCGTCCTCGCGCTTCGCGAGGAGCACCGCGCCGACGAGCGCCGCGACGAGCACGAGGTCGATGAGTTCGAACGCGGCGAGGAAGCCCTCGGTCGGGACGCCGCTCTCCCCCGTGAAGTCGAAGAGCGCGTACCCGATGTCGGTGATGAGGGCGGCGTCCGCGGGGTAGCCCGCGGGGTCGGGGAGGCTCGCGCCGAGGAACGCCGCGGCCATCACGGCGAACAGCGCGACGGCGACGAGGCCGGGGAGGAGGTCGAGGTCGGCGAAGCGCGAGCGCGCCATCAGCCGGCCACCTCCGGTTCTTCCTCTTCTTCTGCGCACGTGAGCATCACCGCGAACGCGATGAGCACGAGCACGCCCCCGACGTACACGAGCACCTGCATCGCCGCCGGGAACTCCGCGTTCAGCCACACGAAGTGAACGGCGAGCGAGAGGAGCGCGCCGCCCAGCATCAATGCGGAGTGCCAGACGTCACGCATCAGCACGACGCCGAGACTGAACGCGAGCGTGACGAGCGCGAGCACGGCGAACGCGCCGGTTTCGACGAGCGTCACTGGTAATCCACCTCGCCTTCGCCCTCGCCCACCCACGCCGACCGGTCGGGTTCGCGGGCCGCGAGCGGGTCTACGTCCTTGTACCACGGAACGTTCTTCAACTGCTCCTTGTTGTACGCGAGGTCGTGTTTGGTGTCCCCGGTGAACTCGAAGTTCTGCGTCAGCAGAATGGCGTCCACGGGACACACCTCCTCGCAGAGCCGGCAGTAGATGCACTGGCCGACGTGGAGGTTGTACTGTTCGCCCTGTCGCTTGTCGTCAGTGACGATGTGGATGGTGTCGTTCGGACACACCTTCTCGCACTGCCGACACCAGATACAGCGCTCCTGACTGAACTTGTGAATCCCGCGGAAGCGCGGGCTCACTTCGGGCGCGGTATCCGGGTACTCGACGGTGAACGTCTTCCCGTCGAGCGCGTGCTTCATCGTCGTCGCCATGGATTTGAGTACGCCTATCATGCGATCACCCCCACGATGACTGCGGTGAGAACGAGGTTCGCGAAGGAGAGCACGAGCATGCCCTTCCAGCCGACCTCGATGAGCTGGTCGACCCGGATGCGGGGAACCGCGGACCGACACCACTGCGTGAAGAGGAACACCGCCCAGATTTTGGCGATGAACCAGACGATACCGGGGAGCCACGGGCCGGCGGGGCCGCCGAGGAAGAGCGTGGCGATGATTGCGCCGCCGAGGAAGATGTGCAGGAACTCCCCGAGGTAGAAGAGAACGAAGTACACCGAGGAGTACTCGGTCTGGTAGCCGGCGACGAGTTCGCTCGGCGCGTCAGCGAGGTCGAACGGGTTGCGTCCGACTTCGGCGAGGTTCGCGAGGACGAACAACGCGAACGCGAAGGGGTTGACGAACCCGAACCACATCGGGATGTGAACGCCGGCGATGACGGCGAGCGTCTCGGACTGCGCGGCGACGATTTCGCTCACCTGGAGCGACCCCGCGAGGAGCACGACCGACGCGGCCGTGACGACGAGCGGAATCTCGTACGCGATGCTCTCGGCGACGGCGCGCATGCTCCCGAGGAACGAGTACTTGTTCGAGGACGCGTAGCCGCCGGCGACGATGCCGAGCACGGAGAGCGAGGAGACGGCGAAGACGAACGCGATGCCGACCTCGGGGTCGGCGAGCTGGATGCCGTTCCCCATCGGAATCACCGCGAACCCGAGGAGCGCGCTGAACGGCAGAAGGAATGGTGCGAGGTCCCACGCGGGGCGGTCGACGCCCTCGGGGACGATGCGTTCCTTCGAGAGGAGGCGGACGGCGTCCGCGACGATGATGAACAGGCCGAACGGCCCGACCTTGCTCACGGCGATGCGGTCGGTGAACGCCGCCGTAATCTTCCGTTTCGCCCACGGGCCGGCGATGGCGCTCAGCGTCAGCAGGAGGGTCGCGACGAACGCCGCGCCGACCAGCGCGCTCAATACTTCCACCCAGAGCGGGGGGGTCGCGCCGTACCCGAGCAGTTCGCTGATCGTGACCGGGAGCGTGCTCATCTGTCCACCTCACCCAGGATGATGTCGAGGCTGCCGAGGGTCGCGATGAGGTCGGGGATGTACTCGCCGTTACTCATCGCGGGGAGCGCCTGCAGGTTCGAGAAGCAGGGGCTCCGAATCTTGAAGCGCGCGGGCTGTCCGGTGCCGTCCGAGCGGATGTAGACGCCGAGTTCGCCCTTCGCGCCCTCGACGGCGCGGTACGTCTCGCGGTCCTCCTCGGGGTTGAGGGTGCGCGGGACGTTCGACTGAACCTCGCGGTCGTCCTCGGGCCAGTCTTCGAGGAGGTCGACGCACTGTTCGATGATGCGCGCGGACTGCTCGACCTCCCGCATCCGCACGAGGAGGCGGCTGTAGTTGTCGCCGCCGGACTCGGTGACGACGTCCCAGTCGAGGTGTTCGTAGTAGCCGTAGGGGTCGTCGCGGCGGAGGTCGTAGTCCACGCCGGACGCGCGGGCGACCGGGCCGGTGACGCCGAAGTCCTTCGCGGTGTCGGCGTCGAGGACGCCCGTGTCGATGCAGCGCAACTGGAAGAGTTCGTTGTCCGTGATGAGGTCGTGGTACTCCTCCAGGCGGTTCGGGAGGTCGTCGAGGAATTCACGGACGTTCTCGAAGAACGTCTCCCGGGGTTCGGGGATGTCCCAGACGACGCCGCCGAGGCGGAAGTAGTTGAACATCATCCGCTGGCCGGTGAGGTCTTCGAGGAGGTTCTGGACGTTCTCCCGGTCGCGCATCGCGTACATGAAGATGGCCGTGAACTCGCCGTAGATGTCGAGACAGAACGTCCCGAGCGCGAGCATGTGACTGGCGATGCGGCAGAGTTCCGCGCCCATCGTCCGGATGACCTGCGCGTACTCCGGCACCTCGATGTCGTTCAAGTCCTCCGCGGTGCGGGCGTACGCCCACTCGTTCAGGAGGCCGGCCGAGGCGTAGTCCCACCGGTCGGGGTACGGCATGATCTGATAGCGGTAGTTCCCGTTCTGCGCCATCTGCTCCTCGCAGCGGTGGAGGTAGCCGATGTCGGGTTCGACGTCCACGACCTGCTCGCCGTCGAGGACGGTTTCGAGGTGGAGGACGCCGTGGGTCGCCGGGTGGTGCGGGCCGATGTTGAGGAACATCGTGTCCGACTCCTCGTCCCGGAACTTCCCTTCGAGGGGGTTCTTGTTCTCCTCGAACGTCACTATCTGGGGTTTGTTCTGGTTGTAGTCCCGGCCGAGCGGGTGGCCCTGCCAGGTCTCGGGCAGGAGGATGCGGCGGAGGTCGGGGTGGTCGTCGTACTGGACGCCGACGAGGTCGTACGCCTCGCGTTCGTGCCACTCCGCGGTCTTGAACACCGAGGACGCGGACTGACTCACGGGGTCGTCGCGGCTCGTCGGCACGACCACGGACACCTCCTCCGTCGGGTCGTTGTACTTCTTCAGGTGGTAGATGGACTCGAAGCGGTCTTCGTACTCCTGGCTCGTGACCGCGGAGAGGTGGTCGAAGCCGGCTTCCTCCTTCAGCGCGCTCAGCGACTCCTCGACGCGGTCGGCGCGAACCACGAACCCGTCCGCGTTCAGGTGGCTCTCGCGGCCGACCACGGCGTCGCCGAGCAGGTCGGAGAGCGCGTCGTAGTCGACGCCCATCGGTTCCACCGACGGTTCGGGCTCTTCGTCGGGGGTGTCGTCTGCCTGACTCATCTGTCTCCCTCCGTCATGGCGAGTCAGCCCAGTTGTACCGCATGACGAGCGTGTCCTCGTCTATCTCGTCCGCGAGTTCCTGCACGAGTTCGTCCCGGTCGAGGTCGCCGAACTCCTCCAGTTCGTACGGCTTGACCGTGACGGGCGCGCTCTCGCCGTTCATCACGCGCTCCTGCAGTTTCACGACGCCGTAGACGAGCGCCTCGGGGCGGGGCGGACACCCGGGGACGTGGATGTCCACGGGGATGACTTCCTCCGCGCCCTTGAGGACGTTGTAGCCCTCCTGGAACGGCCCGCCGGAGATCGTACAGGAGCCCATGCCGACGACGAACTTCGGCTCCGGCATCTGGTCGTAGACGCGCTTCATGCGCGGCGCGAACTTCGAGACGATGGTTCCGGGGACGATCATCACGTCGGCCTGCCGCGGACTGGCGCGCGGCACGCCCGACCCGAATCGGTCGAGGTCGTGCTTGACCGCGTACGTGTGCATCATCTCGATGCTGCAGCAGGCGATACCGAACTGCAGCATGAACATGGAGTTCCCGCGAACCCAGTCCATGAACTTATCGAACTTCGTGAGGATGAACGGGGACGTGCCGAGCGCTTCGCGCAGTTTCGAGTTGAAGCGGTCGTCGACGCCCTCGCCCATGCGGGCCTCCCGTGTCTTGGTCTGTGGCGCTGTGCTCTCCCGTATCGCGTCCCGTGGCGTGTCACTACTCATGCTTGTACTCGTACCGTGGGTTCCGCACCCAACTCACCGCGCCGTTCCGCCACGCCCACACGAGTCCGACGACCAGAACGCCGATGAAGACGAGCATAGGTGCGAGCGCGGCAACGAGGCCCTGACTGTCGACCGCGGACCGATAGATGACGGTCCAGGGGAAGATGAGCACGGTCTCGATGTCGAAGACGACGAACAGCAACGCGACCATGTAGTACTGGATGTTGAACCGAAGACGCGTGCTCCCGGTCGGAACCTCGCCGCTCTCGAACGCGGCGCGTTTCCCTTGTTCGGGCACACTGGGACGTAGCAGGGTGGAGACGGCCACCATCGAGAGAGGGATGATGACGCCGACAGCCGCCAGCGCGCCGATGGCGATCCAAGTATTCATAACTCCGTATCGTCCGTCGATTCATCCGCCACACCTATAAACGTTGATTCTTGTGTCGGCGGCCGAACGACAGGGTCTACGGGCGTTTCGGGGCGTCTCGAAGGAGCGGGTTCGGTCAGTCGTCGCGCCGGTCGCGGAAGCCTTCGACGCCGCGGTCGTGGAGGTCGCGGGAGACCTCGGCGACGCCGGCGCGGCGGTCGTCGTGCAGGCGTTCGAGACGTGCTTCGAGGTCGCTGTCGGAGCGCGCGAGCACTTGCGCGGCGGAGAGGCCGGCGTTGTAGGACTTCCCGGCGTCCACGGCCGTCAGCGGCGCGCCGGTCGGCATCCCGATGACGGAGTCCACGGACTTCTCCTGGACGGGCACGCCGATGACGGGAACGGGGTAGGCGATGGACGCGGTCATGTTCGGGAGGTCGGCGGACTTCCCGCCCGCGCCGGCGATGACGACGTCGAGGCCGCGGTCGCCGGCGGTGTCGGCGTACGCGTACATGAGGTCGGGCGTCCGGTGCGCGGAGACGACCCACGTCTCGAACGAGTAGCCAGCGGGCGGGTTCTCGGGGTCGGTCTCCTCCGTGAACCCGAGGTCGGTGAGGGCTTCGGCGGCCCCGGCCATCGTGTCGAGGTCGGAGTCCGACCCCATCACGATTCCCACGTCGGGCGTCTGGTCGCGGTTCGATTCGGCGTCTGCTTCGAAGAAGTCGATGAGGTCTTGGACGGTCATTGGAAGTCGAGGGCGTCGCGGGCGGTTCGCGCGCGAGTGAGCGCGGTGTCGGTGTCGTCGCCGCTCGCGGTGACGTGCCCCATCTTCCGCAGGGGCCGCACCTGCGCCTTCCCGTACCAGTGGAGCGCCGCCGTCGCCACGGAGAGCGCGTCGTCCGCGCCGGCGAGACTGGCGGGGCGCTCCGCGCCCGAGCCGAGGAGGTTCGCCATCGCCGTCGGCCCCCGGAGTTCGGTCGAACCGAGCGGGAGGCCGAGCACGGCGCGCACGTGCTGTTCGAACTGCGAGGTGTGCGCGCCCTCGATGGTGTAGTGCCCCGAGTTGTGGGGGCGGGGCGCGATTTCGTTCACGAGCACGTCCCCATCCAGTTCAAACAGCTCGATGCCGAAGACGCCGCGGCCGTCGAGGGCGTCGAGCACGTCGAGCGCGACCTCGCGGGCGCGTTCGACCGTCTGGTCGTCGGTGCGGGCGGGCGCAATCGTCTCGCGGAGGATTTCGTCCTCGTGGACGTTCTCCACGACGGGGAAGGCGTCGCGCTCGTCGTCGCCGCGGACGCCGATGACGGAGAGTTCGCGCTCGAAGTCCACGAGTTCCTCGGCGACGAGGCCGGTGAGGTCGTCGAAGTAGCCGACGGCGTCGGAGACGGTGGCGGCGACGTGGTTCCCGCGGCCGTCGTAGCCGCCGCGGCGGGCTTTCAGCATGAGGGGGCTGCCGAGGTCGTCGAACGCGTCGCGGAGGTCGGTCTCGGCGTGAACCTCGCGGAAGGCGGGGACGGGGAGGCCGGCGTCGGCGAGCGCGCGCTT from Salarchaeum japonicum carries:
- a CDS encoding DHH family phosphoesterase; amino-acid sequence: MVFRLVLGCGTTGHAVVDELGGESGDLLVLDADASRVESLRNEKVPAETADITDPASIDRERAPDVVFVGADDPETNLAATRAVTAAHPDAYVVAFTGVGATRSTRDALAGVADRVVDAGAAVLDDVAETAARGDSGRVHDLRGTLQAVEGRLAVFMHDNPDPDAIAAAVALTRIADGVGTPADACYFGEISHQENRAFVNLLDLDLVNLDPDASLDDYAGVALVDHSRPGVNDQLPPDTDVDVVIDHHPSEGDIDADFVDVRPEVGATSTILVEYLSQLGVDLDTSVATGLLYGIRVDTKDFSREITTADFEAAAELLAYADVDVLERVESPNVSADTFDVIARGIGNRQLNGSVLSSCVGAINDRDTLAQAADRLLAMEGVTVTFVYGFMDGTVYASARARGADVDLGSALREAFDDLGSAGGHADMAGAQIPMGVFDVLEGDAADELQGVLEDAIANRFFDAVR
- a CDS encoding NADH-quinone oxidoreductase subunit N — translated: MVELPPLSPQYVLGLAALLVLAVDTLSPGDRKDGLLAAIAAAGTLTATGLAVWFAWAGTGSDALTAFEGALVVDDLALFFTVLVGSVAALVVVASYDYVREHAHAAEYYALVLLATTGMSALAAANSLATVFVALELVSIPSYVLVGFLKSNKDSVEASMKYFLVGALSSAVMLYGLSLVYGATGSLALPEVAAAASEQSLGGVFGVGVLMVLGGFLFKTASVPFHFWAPEAYEGAPAPISAFLSSASKAAGFAAAFRVFTVAFPLDAVASTVNWALVLAVLAAVTMTLGNFAAARQEAVKRMLAYSSIGHAGYVLIGLAALAGDADGLVLGASMMHLFAYGFMNTGAFLFVALAEHWGVGETFEDYEGLGRRAPVASLAMTVFVFSLAGLPVGAGFLSKYFLFASAVDAGFVWLVAIALVNSALSLYFYSRVVTSLWGESERDFDIRSRPAGLYAAVVAAGVVTVLLLVAFDPVADTAVSAATALLG
- a CDS encoding complex I subunit 4 family protein, translated to MLIEALLAVTFLSAVAVLAAPEKWAAKLAAALSLLPLAGSLLLYSRYDGAGNALLQSGTPAFETTRQWISFGEYALQWHVGLDGVSLPLVALTAVMTTLAVVTAWNYIDDRRSEFYALLLFTEASLFGVFAALDFFVWFVFWEFVLVPLYLLVAVWGGPRRSYAAIKFFVYTNVASLVLFVGFMLVVFASPVESFDLAAVAAAVRGDELTTFYGLAPDTVTTIAFFALFFGFAVKTALVPFHTWLPDAYTEAPTPVTLVLAGVVTKMGTYSLLRFNVTMFPETTREFAPLLGALAVVTVLYGSFVAVSQQDLKRIVAYTSIPSMGFVLLGLVTYTTYGLSGATFQMVSHGVLIGLLFLAVGAIERSTDTRMVDKLSGVASEMPVTASLFVAGAFGYMGLPLMSGFAAEFFIFTGSFQAAYANAALITAVAMFGIVVIAGYLLWTMQRVLFGPYAVDTDAAVADPARSALAPGVALVLLAIGLGVAPDVFMGMIQDSINAILGGGV
- the nuoL gene encoding NADH-quinone oxidoreductase subunit L translates to MAGALDYAAAIPALPLAGFLVALLVGHYAPRVLPRDGAIPGILATAGSLLLSVWVFFTVSGGETLNEELYTWVAGDGTFSLHFGLLVDPLSAMMAVLVSVVALAVHVFSLGYMNAENEPGRPRYYAGLGLFTASMLAFTLADNLLMSFVFFELVGFCSWWLIGHWYSRPGPASAAKKAFLVTRFGDYFLLLGLVGILGTFGTATFTELPELVATGLEGGATTYFGLSAQNWFAVLGLLVLGGVIGKSAQFPLHTWLPDAMEGPTPVSALIHAATMVAAGVYLVARMYGVYAQLPTVLAIIALVGGFTALFAATMALVKREIKQVLAYSTISQYGYMMLGLGAGGYVAGVFHLLTHAVFKSLLFLGAGVVIVAMHHDEDMWNMGGLKDKLPVTYWAFLAGSLALAGIVPFAGFWSKDAVLHEALVFGLGGNTAVLVAAVLGLIAVFFTGFYTIRMVLLTFHGEPRTSEAESAHDVGWSMKLPVAVLGVGATVVGFVNPGLIHELTGASVTFLDSWLQGPIEATAAHHYHDLVVANAAFTATEVSSVLTAGVSLALALAGVLLAWVLYRGPEPSEHTETLGSVKTLLYNNYYQDEFQDWLATGVALPVSRGTSKFDQGIVDGVVDGASSVTLFSGAQTRRLQTGRVSNYITFLTLGLVVILAVVGFLGGWF
- the nuoK gene encoding NADH-quinone oxidoreductase subunit NuoK; protein product: MIPTEYFLLLSAGIFCIGVFGVLTRRNALVFLMSVELMLNAANLNFIAFSHMHGNLVGQTFSLFAMALAAAEVAVGIGIVLTLYRNFKGVDVTIPTSMRW